GACGATTATACGACGATGGATTTTGTGGTGGAGATTCTCATTGCCGTTTTCCACAAGCCGGCGGCCGAGGCGACCCGGATCATGCTCGACGTGCATAAGAAAGGGACGGGCGTCTGCGGTGTTTATACCTACGATATATCCAGAACGCGGGTGGCAATGGTTCATAAGTTGGCCAGAAAGCGGGAGTTTC
The sequence above is drawn from the Syntrophales bacterium genome and encodes:
- the clpS gene encoding ATP-dependent Clp protease adapter ClpS, which encodes MPEETFGRPEEDVETGQEVQEPKMYRVLLHNDDYTTMDFVVEILIAVFHKPAAEATRIMLDVHKKGTGVCGVYTYDISRTRVAMVHKLARKREFPLKCSLDEV